One genomic region from Prunus persica cultivar Lovell chromosome G3, Prunus_persica_NCBIv2, whole genome shotgun sequence encodes:
- the LOC18766109 gene encoding protein RALF-like 4 gives MTNNITFVVIILFVMALAMVAESTQHTTNMYSRGRATTEFKLVRHDAGDGEVATPPPRACNGSLGEECLNEEEEEEDEQEGLQTVRPQDEGNTRYISYEALKKDNVPCNRRGSSYYNCGTSGKINPYQRGCTIITNCAREG, from the coding sequence ATGACCAACAATATTACATTTGTAGTAATTATTCTCTTTGTGATGGCCTTGGCAATGGTGGCTGAATCAACCCAACACACCACCAACATGTATTCGCGTGGGCGTGCCACCACCGAATTCAAACTCGTGAGGCATGATGCCGGTGATGGAGAAGTGGCTACTCCACCACCACGTGCATGTAATGGCTCATTGGGCGAGGAGTGTCTGaatgaggaggaagaagaggaggacGAGCAGGAGGGCCTGCAAACTGTAAGACCTCAAGATGAAGGTAACACAAGGTATATAAGCTATGAAGCCCTCAAGAAGGATAATGTTCCATGCAATCGACGCGGCAGTTCTTATTATAATTGTGGTACATCTGGGAAGATCAATCCTTATCAACGTGGCTGCACTATCATTACAAATTGTGCTCGAGAGGGATGA